A genomic region of Tissierella sp. contains the following coding sequences:
- the pcrA gene encoding DNA helicase PcrA → MDYLEGLNDRQKEAVLHTDGPLLILAGAGSGKTKVITHKIAYLIEEKRIFPGNILAITFTNKAAKEMKDRVAKLLSTHVEDMWMGTFHSICVRILRRDIDKIGYNRSFTIYDRDDQITLIKECLKERNLNKDTYKESSVLAQISKLKDAMTDPDTYINLNYKDYYLRNIGELYALYQEKLKQYNALDFDDLIIKTVEMLKSNPSILDYYQKRFKYAFVDEYQDTNKVQYELVKLLSGKHNNLCVVGDGDQSIYGWRGADISNILNFEKDYQSSKTILLEQNYRSTQNILNLANKVIKNNYERKDKSLWTDNHEGDPIIYDELSDSEDEALFVAGKIDELVGKGYNPSDFAILYRTNAQSRSFEESFIRKDIPYKIVGGLKFYDRKEIKDIVAYLKVLENPVDNISLKRVINTPRRGIGNATIDILEKYASDNNDSIYGALLSLDNIDLNSRAKNSLKPFADMMNRLIAMKEIMGVKDLIEEVINVTGYGRELEKEDTIESQTRLENIREFISVAIDYEARTADSSFEEFLANIALLSDVDKTSDSTNVVTMMTVHSAKGLEFPVVFLVGMEEGLFPIARALDNESDLEEERRLCYVAVTRAEKLLFITNAKIRTIYGNVNYTIPSRFIDEMGDGIEKKEKENIRERLIAVKDFTSKNDFTGRKEYYKEPISPRPFVIEGKPKPQRNENQEVNIGDKVRHKKWGVGTVVQLKDRDNDKEVVIAFDTEGLKRLLLSIAPIEVVR, encoded by the coding sequence ATGGATTATCTAGAGGGATTAAATGATAGACAGAAAGAGGCTGTATTACATACAGATGGACCTTTACTTATATTAGCAGGTGCAGGTTCAGGTAAGACAAAAGTTATTACTCATAAAATAGCATATTTAATAGAAGAAAAAAGAATTTTCCCGGGAAATATTTTGGCAATAACCTTCACCAACAAAGCAGCAAAGGAAATGAAGGATAGAGTAGCAAAACTTTTATCGACTCATGTGGAGGATATGTGGATGGGCACATTCCACTCCATATGTGTTAGGATACTAAGACGAGATATTGACAAAATTGGATACAATAGATCCTTTACAATATATGACAGAGATGACCAGATAACATTAATAAAAGAATGCTTGAAAGAAAGGAACCTTAATAAAGATACATATAAAGAGAGTTCCGTATTAGCACAGATTAGTAAATTAAAGGATGCAATGACTGATCCAGATACTTATATTAATTTAAACTACAAGGATTATTATCTTAGAAACATAGGGGAATTATATGCATTGTATCAAGAAAAACTTAAACAATACAATGCTTTAGATTTTGATGATTTGATAATAAAAACTGTTGAAATGCTAAAATCAAACCCATCTATACTTGATTATTATCAGAAAAGGTTCAAATATGCCTTTGTAGATGAATATCAAGATACAAACAAGGTGCAATATGAATTGGTAAAGCTTCTATCAGGCAAACACAATAATTTATGCGTGGTAGGGGATGGGGATCAGTCGATTTATGGATGGAGAGGGGCAGACATTAGTAATATCCTAAACTTTGAAAAGGATTACCAAAGTTCTAAAACTATTTTATTAGAACAAAACTACAGGTCTACACAAAACATACTCAATCTAGCAAATAAGGTAATAAAAAATAACTACGAAAGAAAAGATAAGAGTCTATGGACTGATAACCATGAGGGAGATCCCATTATATATGATGAGTTATCGGATTCAGAGGATGAAGCTTTGTTTGTAGCTGGAAAAATAGATGAGCTAGTAGGCAAAGGGTACAATCCTTCTGATTTTGCAATACTCTATAGAACCAATGCACAATCCCGTTCTTTTGAGGAATCCTTCATAAGAAAGGATATTCCATATAAAATAGTAGGTGGACTTAAGTTCTACGATAGAAAAGAAATTAAAGATATTGTTGCTTATTTAAAAGTATTAGAAAACCCAGTAGATAATATTTCTCTCAAGAGAGTAATAAATACTCCAAGGCGAGGAATAGGAAACGCTACTATAGATATATTAGAAAAATATGCATCAGATAACAATGATTCTATTTATGGAGCATTATTATCCCTTGATAATATTGATTTGAATTCTAGGGCAAAGAATAGTTTAAAGCCATTTGCTGATATGATGAATAGGCTTATAGCTATGAAGGAGATAATGGGAGTAAAGGATCTTATTGAGGAAGTTATCAATGTAACAGGATACGGGAGAGAGCTAGAAAAGGAAGATACCATTGAATCTCAGACAAGACTAGAAAACATTAGAGAATTTATATCTGTTGCTATTGATTATGAAGCACGGACTGCTGATAGTAGCTTTGAAGAGTTTTTAGCTAATATTGCTTTGCTTTCAGATGTAGATAAGACATCAGATAGTACAAATGTAGTTACAATGATGACTGTCCATAGTGCCAAAGGCTTGGAGTTTCCAGTAGTGTTTTTAGTAGGAATGGAAGAAGGCTTATTTCCCATAGCTCGAGCATTAGATAATGAATCAGATTTAGAAGAAGAAAGAAGACTATGCTATGTAGCTGTGACTCGTGCAGAGAAGCTTCTATTTATAACTAATGCAAAGATTAGAACAATTTATGGTAATGTAAATTACACCATACCCTCCAGATTTATTGATGAGATGGGGGACGGCATAGAGAAGAAAGAAAAAGAAAACATAAGAGAGAGACTAATAGCAGTCAAAGACTTTACATCCAAGAATGATTTTACTGGAAGGAAGGAATACTACAAGGAACCTATTTCTCCTAGACCATTTGTTATTGAAGGAAAACCTAAGCCTCAAAGAAATGAAAATCAAGAAGTAAATATTGGGGATAAGGTGAGACACAAGAAATGGGGAGTAGGTACAGTAGTTCAGCTAAAAGACAGGGATAATGATAAAGAAGTTGTAATTGCTTTTGATACAGAAGGATTAAAGAGACTATTGCTTTCCATAGCTCCAATAGAAGTAGTGAGGTGA